Below is a genomic region from Telmatobacter sp. DSM 110680.
TGCATGGGACGAGCGAATTGTGCCGAATGGGTGTCTTTATGCGTAAATCCACAGAGAGAAAGAGGGGCAGGCTTTGGCCTGCTCCTCTTTCCTGTGTGGAACAAAGAAATTTGATCGTCTTTGAATCCCCACCCAGACAGACTCGAAAAATCAGCGTTCGGCAATCTGCGAAAGTTCAGACCCGGCAAGCAGGAATGCACCCACGCCATAGACATAGCTTGAAGATGGTTTGAATTTACCGGGCTCGCCGCCGATGGGCTGAATCGAACCTAACCTTCCATCCGCGTATACATGCGTCAGCATTCCTTGCCACGACTTTTTTACGATGGGCAGATACTTTCTGCGATCAAGAAACTTGTGGTGAATTCCCCAGGCCAGGGCGTAAGTAAAAAAGCCTGACCCGGAGATCTCCGGATTGGGATAAGACCCTGGATCAAGCAGGCTGGCGCGCCAAAGCCCATCTGCTTGTTGCAAGCCGGCAATGCGCTCTGCCATGTCTCTGAATTGTTTTTCATATCTGGCACGCTCGGGGTAATCCGCAGGCATGCGTTCGAGCACCATCGCCAGCCCCGCAAGAACCCATCCGTTGCCGCGCGACCAGAAGACCTTCTGGCCATTGGCTTCGCGCATCGTAAGAAAACGGTCGTCGCGGAAGTAGAGATGCTCGGCGGGATCGTAAAGTGCGCCCGATGTAATCCACCACTCGCGATTCATAAAGTCGAGATAGCGATGATCGCCAGTGGCGACGGATAACTGTGCGAGAACGGGAGGAGCCATATAAAGCGCGTCGCACCACCACCATAAATTTTTCTTCGGATCATCAGGCCGTGCGAGCAGTTTGTCCAGACCTTCACGCGTCGCGACAATCTCCTCCGGCTTCTGATCGCCGGAATACAGCGTGAGGTAGGTCAGCCCGATGGCTTCGTCGTCTGCGTGAGCGAAGCGCGGGCCGAATTCCCAGTGATTCTCCCGGGCAACCTGGAAAACGCGGTCGCGGTAAGCGTCGTCGCCAGTGCTTTTGGATGCAGCAAGGAGCCCGTCATAGAGCGCGGCAAACGTCCACCCGATGTTGTACCGCCCCTCGGAGTGCTGTAACTGCCAATCGGCAACCTTCGTCATCGCCTTGAGGATTGCCGCACGTTTCAGACTCGGATCCAAGTTGGTAGCAAGCGGCCCAGGATTGTCCGGTTCGTCGCCAGCGGCTGCTCGTTCATCAAGGACAGTCGGATTATTTTGTGCGACCGATCGCATGCTGAATGAAGCGACGATCGCCAGAAGTGAGAACGCAAAAAGATACTTTTTCATTCAACCTGCCCGAGGAATATCCCTCAAAGTAGTGTATCGAGTCATCGGACCGATCAGCATCCAATCGAAAAGTGGTTGGCGTAAAGCCATGGGTGACGATAACTTTATCGAGGAAGTCGCAGTCCTATCTTGAACTGAGGAACTCGAAACTTTATTGTTCGGGATATCTTGACGCCAGTGTGCGAGGGCTATCAATGACCGGGCCAGCATCGGAGGAAATTCGGCGATGACGCGAATCCATCTTGGTGCGTTGGTTTGGCTCGTAGCAGCGTGTGGCGCGCTTGACCTCCATGCGGCGCGGCTTCGCTCCCCATGGGACCTGAGTGATGTGAAGCTTACGGATGCAAGCTATGCATGTCCGGAGCCGGCGCACCTGTCTCCCGATCTCGCCACGGATGGTTTCTATTCCGATCGCAAATCTTCCATCATCGACCCTGCGAAAATGAAGGCTTACGCTGCGTCATCGGGACCGTACAAAAGATTAGGCGATGAGGCGGTCAATGCTGCGGACGCTTATCGTACTACCGGCAGTCGTGCAGCGGCACAGTGCGTTCTCAATTTGTTAAGCACGGCCGCCGCCGATGGTGTCTTCACCGGAAAAATGTCGTCGCGCCAGGCGTATTACGTGCAAGGGTGGGTTATCGGCGCAGCTGCAATCGCATACCTAAAGATTAGGGATAGCGGCGTCGTTCAGCCACAGTCGCATGCGGCGCTGGCCGCGTGGATGAAGTCAGTTGCCCGGCAAACGATAGATTTCTATGCCGCAGCCAAGCCCAGCGGAGAAGCTGGCAACAATCATCTTTATTGGGCGGGGGTTGAGATAGCTGCGATAGCCATTGCGACCGACGATCGCAATCTCTTCGACTGGGCGGTTGCAACGTACAAGAATGGCGTGCAGCAGATTACCCCGGATGGCAATCTTCCGTTAGAGATGCGTCGTGGCCAGCGAGCGTTGCACTACCACCTCTACGCGATCGCTCCACTGGTCTATCTCGCCGAATTCGGGAAGGACAACGGGATAGATCTTTTCGGAGAGAATGACTTTGCGCTCAAGCGGCTGGTTGACCGATCCATCGCGGGCCTGAACGGAAGTGGCTACTTCGATCAGCAATCTGACGTACCGCAAGATACGCCGAAGGGGCCACCGACGGCGGAAGAGATCAGTTGGGCCCGGATTTATGTTCATCACTTTCCCGATCCTGTAATTTCGAATCTCCTCGCCGAGGCGACTTCGCTTTCCTACATGTATCTCGGTGGGTTGCCGCCCTATTGAAAAAGATCTCGAACTCTTCTTCACATGCATGCGTTTGATCACGAGGGTTGAACGAAACGGATCCCCCATCGGGTCAACATGCGAGGTACTACGGTACGAAAGAGTAACCCTCAGACCACGTCAACCGTGTACCCGAGCATCATAGGGTTATGGATTTTTGCACCCTGCCTATGAGGAGTTCCCTATGAGTTCCCAGCAATCCCCCGCAACGCCCATGGATCGACGTCAATTTGCCGCCATGATTTCGGCCGTCGGGCTGTCGTCGCCTGAGTCCGTCTTTGGGCAACACGGAGTCGAAGAACCGGAGACTATTCAGCTATCGCGCAACGGCTGGGTGCCAAATAACGATCGCCTACCGGTTCTTATCTACCGCGACGTTCTCGACGTATCGGGGTCCGACCCGGCTTCAAAATTCGAGCAGGCGTTTTTACGCAACGGATGGCCTCCTCAATGGCGCAACGGAATTTATGACTTTCATCACTACCACTCCACTGCACATGAAGTACTGGGCATCGCGGGTGGGCAGGGACGCATCATCCTCGGTGGTCCTGGTGGACACGAACTCACTTTGAATGCAGGCGACATTCTTGTATTGCCCGCGGGTACCGGTCATTGCAAGCTTGCCTGTTCACCGGAGTTTCTCGTGGTGGGCGCCTATCCTCCTCGTCAATCGTGGGATATTTGCCGGAGCGCCCCATCGCAAGTTGAACGCAATCGAATCCGCACATTATCATTTCCGGTTTCCGATCCGTTCACTGGTTCCCGGGGCGCGCTGACCAGGCTCTGGCACTTGCCTCCGCCCGAAGACCCTGCATAACGACCTGCGAGATCGCTAAGATGTTCTTGATATGCCGGAGCACAGCGCTGGCAAGTTGATCTTATGGTTGTTTGATTCCCGCGAAGGTTCTCGAGGTAGATTGCTGCCTCGGTGGTTCTTTCTGCGCGCTCTGGCGGCCATCTATTTTTCAGCTTTCTATTCTCTGCTGTTTCAGATCGAGGGGTTGATCGGCCCGCATGGTATATTTCCGGCGCACGATTACCTTGCCGCTGTCGAACAGCAATATCCATCGGCGAAGCTGTGGTTCGCACCGACAGTATTTTGGCTGAACTCGAGTTCGCAAGCCCTCATGCTGATCACGTGGATTGGGTTGCTGGCATCCATCGTGGCGTTCGTGAATCTGTGGCCCCGGCTCAGCCTTTTCATCTGCTTCGTTTGCTTTCTCTCGTTTGTTTCCGCGGCTGGTGAATTCTCAAATTATCAATCCGACGGAATGCTTCTGGAAGCTGGCTTCATCGCACTGTTCTTCGTGCCGCGTGGCCTAATGCCCGGGCTCGGGGCCCCTTTTCCTCCATCGCGTGCCAGCCTGTTTCTCCTGCAGTGGGAGTGGTTTCGCATCTATTTCGAATCCGGCATGGTGAAGCTCGTCAGCGGCGATCGCCAGTGGCGCACCCTAACCGCGATGGACGAGTACTACCAGAACGGCCCGCTGCCCACCTGGATCGGCTGGTACCTTGAGCATCTGCCGCATTGGTTTCACGCGGCCAGTGCCGCCGGAACGCTGATCCTCGAGCTTGCGCTGGTGTGGATGCTCTTTCTGCCTCGCCGCGGGCGTATTCTCTGTTTCTTCATCGTGACGCCCTGGGAGATCGGCGTCATTTTGACGGCCAACTACACCTTCCTCAATTACCTGGTGCTGTCGCTGGGAATTCTGTTGTTGGATGACGGATTTCTCGCTCGCTTCGTACCGACGCGATATCGTACTGCGATGGCTTCGAGTACCGTTCCTGAGACGAAGCGCGCAACGGAAGGAGAATCAGCGGATCAGGATAGAGTTATCGACCATCCCGATCGACTTGTTTTTCCCCGCTTCCTCAGAGGCTATCCGAGTGCTGTGAGCCTTGCACTCAGTGCCCTGATGCTCCTATGGATCTTCTATAACACCACCGTGGAAATGATCGGAATTCCTTCTCGCAATCTTCCTTTTCCCATGTGGCCGATCGCAGCGCTCGAGCCGTTTCGCATTGCCAACCAGTACGGACTGTTTGCGGTGATGACGAACGGCCGATATGAAATTGAATTTCAAGGCTCGAACGACGGCCAGAATTGGACAGCCTATCCTTTCAGCAACAAACCGCAGGCGCTGGACGAGGCCCCACGGATTTATGCGCCTTATCAGCCGCGCTTCGACTGGAATCTCTGGTTTGCATCTCTTGGAGAGTGGCGCCAGGACGAACTGGTTCCTGTCACTGAACAGCGGCTGCTCGAGAATGATAAAGATGTGCTCACGCTCTTTCGCGGAAATCCTTTCTCGCAAGCGCCTCCACGTTATGTGCGCGCCGTGCTCTGGCAATATTGGTTCACCAGCCGCGCAGAGAAACGCGATACAGGAAACTGGTGGCGGCGGAAATATCTTGGGCAATATGCGCCGGAACTCACGAAAACGCTGGACGGCCATACCGCGATTGTTCAATGGCCCGATGATCTTCCAATGCACGACTGATCTGGGACAATGAGGATATGAAGCGCGCTTACGTCATCGGCTCCGGACCCAATGGCCTTTCCGCTGCCATCGTGCTGGCGCAAGCGGGCGTTGATGTCGAAGTCTTCGAAGCGGAGGCTGTTCCTGGAGGCGGCGCGCGCACTCTGCCATTAACGCTGCCTGGATTCGAGCACGACTTTGGGTCGGCTGTGCATCCCATGGCGGCAGGTTCACCTTTCTTTTCATCGCTCCCGCTTGGAGAGCATTCGCTTAAGTGGATTCACGGCGAAGCACCTTTGGCGCATCCGCTTGAGGACGGATCTGCCGTAATGCTGGAGCAAGATCTTGCCGACCAGGACAGGGAATTCGGATCCGACGCCCAGGCGTGGCGAAACCTGGTTGAGCCCCTGGTTGATCACTGGGAGCAGTTTGCCCAGGATGCACTCGGACCTGCTCTCAGCATTCCACGGCATCCCTTGTTGATGGCGCGGTTCGGCCTGTCGGCGTTTCAGCCGGCGCGTCGCATTGCCATGCGTCATTTTTCGAATTCGCGAACTCGCGCTCTGTTTGCGGGTCTCGCGGGGCACTCGTTTCTGAGCTTCGATCAGATGTTGAGTTCTGCCGCTGGTCTGGTGCTAGGTGCGGCTGCGCATCGCTTCGGTTGGCCGGTCGCCCGCGGAGGATCCCAAAGCATCACGAACGCGCTTATCGGCTGCCTGCAAAGCCTCGGAGGAAAGCTTCACACTTCGCGTCGCATTGGAGCGGAGGAGTTTCGCGAATGGAACCAATCGGATCTGGCAACACTGTTTGATACTTCGCCGCGGCAACTTGCCGCGATTGCTGGAGAGTGTCTTACGCCTAGTTTTCGTGGCCTGATGGAACGCTCTAAGCCGGGCCCCGGTGTCTTTAAGATCGACTACGCGCTATCCGAACGCGTGCCGTGGAAAGCGGCGGAGTGCCGACGTGCAATCACTGTCCACCTCGGTGGATCGTACGAAGAGATCGCCGCATCGGAAGAAGCAGTCTCGAAGGCCCTGCTTCCAGAGCGCCCGTTTGTGCTGGCCGCACAGCCATCCCTTTTTGACTCGACGCGCGCTCCGCAGGGGAAACATACGTTCTGGGCTTATTGTCACGTTCCCAACGGCTCCACTGTCGACATGACCGATCGGATCGAAGCGCAGATTGAGCGTTTTGCACCTTGCTTTCGCGATTGCGTTCTGGCACGCCACGTGTCTTCCCCGGCAACCCTCGAGCGGATGAATGCCAACTTGATGGGCGGCGACATCAGCGGCGGAGAGATGACAATGCGGCGGTTCCTGATGCGACCTACCATGTTGACCTATGAAACCAGCGCGCCCAATCTCTTCCTATGTTCTTCCTCCACACCTCCCGGGGGTGGCGTTCATGGAATGTGTGGCTTTCGCGCTGCCAAGGTCGTGCTGCACCGTTCGCGTTTCTTTTAATGTCAGTTCGCGTCGCGCTTACACCAGTTGTGCTGGCGCAATGTACCGCAGCATAAAAGCGCCGGAGCATGCAGGCGCCGGCGCTTCTTCTGTTCTTCCGTTTTTCCGTTTTACTTAATTTCCACTTCGTCGATCTGGAACTGGAATTTCCCCGGCTCCATGACGCGAATGAATCCGATTCCGCTCAAATCGCTTCCGTCCGTATCGAAGGTTGAGAAAGGAAATGTGTACTGCTTCCACTCCGGCCCGGCAGGGAAGGTTGTCATGGCTGGAGCTTCGCCATTCTGACCATTGCGCGCTTCCGTCAAGACCAGCAGTGTGTAGGTGTTGCCATCTCCTTTGGCCCAGAAGCTGATGCCGCTTTTCTTCGACAGATTTGCAGGCTTCATGGGCGCGGCTCCCGGTGAGAAGAGCGCACCTGCGAAGAGGAACGCGCCTCCCGGGACCACTTCGCCCGTGACCTGCAAAGCTCCCTTGGTGTTGGCTGCGCCTGGTTCAACTACGTCCAGTTTCGAGTTGGATTTACCGCCGTTCATGGTGTCGTTCGCCGGAATCCACATGCCGTAAGCCGCCTTGACCTTTCCTTCATCAAAGTTGCTCACCATGTTTGCCTCAGATCCCGCGGGGACTTGCGCGGTTGCGGCCGGCTTTCCAGTCTCGCCGTTGACACCCGTAACGGTTAGCTTGACGGCGCTCGTCTTGTCTGAACTCGGGCCAACCATCATGTCGAAGACGCCAGGTTCAACCACGCGATGCATGTCGATATTCCAAATTGAAAGCGTCTCCGGAGTGACGGTGAATGTGACAGTTCGCTTCTCGCCGGGTTTTAAAGTAATGCGCTCGAAACCTTTCAGTTGCATCACTGGCTGTGTAACCGAAGCAACGCGCTGATGAATATAGAACTCTGGAACCTCATCTCCTTCGCGCGTTCCGGTATTGGTCACATCCACGCTTACTTTCGCTGTTCCAGCCTGCATAATCTGCTGCGGCTCGACCTTCAAGTTGTCGAACTTGAACGAGGTGTAACTCAGCCCAAAGCCAAACGGAAACAGCGGCTGGCGCGTCGAAAACTCGTAGCTGCGATTCGCAGACGGCTTGTGGTTGTAGTAATCGGGCAGAGCACCTACGGTATGCGGGAAAGTGATTGGAAGCTTGCCACCGGGATTCGCATCGCCAAAGATAACGTCTGCCGCGGCGGTTCCGCCTTCCTCGCCAAGATAGAAGCCTTCCAGAATGGCTGGCACCTTTTCGGCAATGTAGTTGATGGAGAGCGGACGGCCATTCAGCAACAGGACTACCACCGGCTTACCCGTCTCGACGACCGCTTTGACAAGGTCGTTCTGGGCACCTAACAAGTCGAGCGAATCGCGATCGCCGCGGTGATCCTCAGACCATGCTTCGCGATTGGTGCTTTCGTTTTCGCCAACGACGACGATCGAAACATCAGCCTTCTTCGCCGCATCAACCGCAGCCTGAATGGAGGCAGTCTGCGTTTTTGGATCGACGAGTTGCACATCGTTGGCCCACCATCCGCGGAATCCCTGAGGGGCAGTCGTTATCTTGCAGCCTTCGGCGTACAGCACTTTTACCTTGTCGCCGACCTTGGCTTTGATGCCGTCCAATACGCTGACGCCGTAGCCGGGATCGCGGCTGTATCCGCCGAGATGCACATCGGCTGCGTTGGGCCCGATCACGGCAATCGACTTCATTTTCGTCATATCCAGCGGCAGCAGGTTTTTGTCATTCTTCAGAAGGACAATCACCTTGCGTGCGGCTTCAGCAGCCAGCTTCTTGTGTTCTGGGCTGTTGTTGATTTTCTCCGCGTAGTCGGGATCGACATAGGGATTGTCGAACAAGCCAAGTCTGAACTTAGCAGTGAGAACCCGCGCAACTGCGCGATCCACCTCGCTCTCCGATACCAGGCCTTGCTTCACCTGTTCCACGAGGCCGGGATAGATGGGCTCGTCCGAAATGTCAAAGTCGACACCGGCTGCTAACCCCACGCGGGCAGCTTCTGCCATGTCGTGTGCCACATGATGCGTGCCCATCAACATCTGCAAGCCGTTGTCGTCTGAAGACACGTAGCCATCGAAGTGCCACTCCTGCCGTAGCACTTTGTCGAGCAGCCAATGGTTTGCATGCGACGGCACGCCGTCAATCTCGTTGTAGGAGGCCATTACACTGCCGGCGCGGCCTTCCTGCACGGCAGCCTGAAAGGGAACGAGGTAATTTTCACGGATCACGCGCTCCGAAATATTGCCCGGCGCCGTATTCGTTCCGCCTTCCGGAACCCCGTGGACCGCAAAGTGCTTTGCTGTTGCCATCACGTGATGCCGGTCGATCATGTACGAATTGCCCTGCAATCCCTCGATTGCCGCGACGCCGATCCTACTTATCAAAAACGGATCTTCGCCATAGGTTTCCTCCGTCCGTCCCCACCGCGGTTCGCGCGCAAGATCGAGCACCGGCGAGAACACCTGTCCCGCACCGCGCGAACCCGCCTCGTCTCCTACTGCGTTGAACACTTTCCTTACAAGCGCTGGATCCCAGGTTGCGGCGAGACCGAGTGCCTGCGGAAAGCTGGTGCTGCCGTATTCCATGTAGCCGTGGAGTGCCTCTCCCGGAAAGATGATTGGGATCCCCAATCTCGTCTTTTCCAACTGGTAGCGCTGAACTGCGTTGCGGAGGATGGCGGCATTTCGCGGAGTGAGCTTGAAATCCGGAGTCCATTCTGCCGCGACCGTCTGGCGTGCAGTCTCCGTCGTAAAGGTTCCTGTGGGGTCAACCACCTGGACATTCTTCTGCCACGTCCAACTAAGCTGATTTACCTTTTCTTCCAGCGTCATGCGCGGCAGCAGATCGGCAACACGATCAGCGACTGGCAGCGCTGCATCCTTGTAACGGGGCGAGTCAGAACTTGCCGGAAGCTTCTCCTGCGCGCCGGCGACAAAAGCAAGAAAACCAAGGCCCAGCAGCAGGACCGAAAATGGCAACTTTGGAGAAAAGCGCGCGGAAATCTTCATTGTCTTTTGCAGGTGACTGCGATTCCTTTCACGGAGTACGGCGAGTCATTCTAATTGAACTACGCACTTCATGTATGTGCAGTTCAACCAATCGCGCGGCCCTGCCTTGAAACCCCTCAAATGCGGCCTAATGGCGTCCTGACCCTTCCCGTTGAGCGTTGTTGGCATCTAAAGCCCTAGACCGCAAATCAAGTGCCGTCTGTAAAATGAATCTATCAATTTAAAGGAACCTCGCAACGAGGCCAGAAAGCATCCATGCGCCGTGTCGCGCTGATCTACAACCCTGCTTCAGGACAGCACTCCGGGCGCCGCTCCTCCCACATTCAGAGCGCGCTTGCGGTTCTGCGCGATGCCGGAATCGACGCTGAGGCCCTGGAGACACACGCCCCTGGCAGCGGCAAGTCGCTGGCCCTCGCCGCGGTGCGTCAAGGTTACGACGCCGTTATCGCCTGCGGTGGTGATGGAACAGTACACGAGGTGCTGCAATCGCTGGTCGGGACAAACGTTGCGCTGGGGGTGATACCACTGGGTACAGCGAATGCATTGGCGCAAAATCTTGGTCTGGGGCGCCATCCCGTAAAGGCCATGCGCGCCCTTGTCAACGCGGAACCGGTTGAAATCCCGGTTGGCCGCATCCATTTTCGAGAGGAGAATGGCGCGCGCGGCTGGCGTTATTTCACAGTCGCCGCGGGTGTGGGTGCGGATGCTCTGCTTATGTCGAGCATGGACCCGGGCCTCAAGCGTCGTTTTGGTTACGCGCTTTACATGCTTGAGGCTTTCAAAATCTGGGCCTCTCATCCGTTTCCACTGTTCGACGCATCTTTTTCCATCGATGGCAATGCAGAGCCGCGCGTCGAGCAGGTCTCGCAACTTCTCGCGATCCGCATTCGATCATTTGGCGGAGCGCTGGGCGTGCTGGCTCCGGGCGCTACGCTGCATAAGAAGGACCTCAGTCTCGTCGCCTTCAAAACTCGAAGCAGGTTACAGTATCTTCGCTTTCTCCTTGCCACTCTTGTTGGACGCCAGACCTTCTCGCGCACAATTGAATTGCTCGACGCCGATGCCGTCGAATGCCGCGTGTTGAACGGATCAAAAAGCCGCGTGTTTGTAGAGGCAGATGGAGAAGTACTTGGTGTTCTGCCCGCTCGCATCGAACTGGCACGCGAAACACTCATTCTTCTAGTCCCTCCCCACGCCGAGCCGTAAGCATTTCCGCAACAGACTAAGTTCGCCGAAATCCTTCCCATTTGCATCGTCAATCCCCCGCCTGCAATCATCGCTGCGACGTATTTTCATTCGAGGCTTCAGCATGAAAAAATCTGCGATTCTTTTCTGCACCGCACTCACAGTCTTCATCGCAACTGCATGCACGCAAAAACCTGCATGGCAACCCGCGCCCGGCCACGTCACCCTGCCTCTCTGGCCCAACGGGGCACCCGGCGCGTCCTCGAACCCACAGCCTGAAATCGACACCACCAAGCTCACCGACAATCTGATCGCCGGTAAGTCGCTCGTTCGGCTGGGAAACGTTTCTAACCCAACGCTCACCGTTTACTCACCGAAGGGCGGCGCTGCGCTGCCGGCCGTCGTGGTGTTTCCCGGCGGCGGATATCAAATTCTCGCCATCGATCTTGAAGGTACTGAAGTCTGTGACTGGCTCAACTCGATCAACGTGGCATGCGTTCTGGTGAAGTACCGCGTACCCAATACCGGTCCCTTTCCAAAATCACCAGCAGCCCTGCAGGATGCGCAACGCGCGCTGGGTATGGTTCGTCAACACGCGGCAGAATGGCATATTGATCCCAACCGGGTAGGTGTTCTTGGCTTCTCCGCCGGCGCGCATCTCTCTGCTGCACTGAGCACTCATTTCGACAAGCGCCTCTACGATCCCATCGACGCTGCGGACCAGCTCAGTTGCCGTCCAGAATTTGCGTTCATCATCTACCCCGGATATCTCGCGAATGCGGCGCAAAACATGGCGCCCAATGCCGACATCAATCCCACCGAGAAAACTCCGCCAAGCTTCATCGTGCAGGCAGAAGATGATCCGGTGCACGTCGAAAATGCCACAGTCTATTTTCTGCAGCTCAAGGCCGCGAAGGTTCCGGCTGAATTGCACATCTACGCTGAAGGCGGCCATGGATACGGCCTGCGCCGCACCGAGTTGCCGGTGACAATGTGGCCGGATGCCGCCAAAACGTGGCTGCAAACAATCAAAGTGCTGCCGTCTGGTTCGCACCCCAAGGGTGGCAAATAGAATTATCCCGATGCTCTTTGGCGTACTCACAATTTCCGACCGCTGCTCGCAGGGCCTGATGACCGATACCGCAGGCCCCGCGGTCGTCGATTTGCTCCGCCAGCACTGGCCTGCAGCCCAGGTTGAAAATGCTCTCGTCCCGGATGACGAAGAAAAGATCGTGGCCCAGCTTCAACATTGGAGCGCACAGGGAGCGGCCCTGATTCTTACCGCAGGCGGAACCGGCATGAGCCTGCGGGATCGCACTCCCGAGGCGACTCTACGCGTTCTCGATCGTCTCGCACCCGGCCTCAGCGAGGCCATGCGCTCGCGCGGCGCCGAAAGCAATCCATTCTCGTGGCTATCCCGCGGAGTTGCCGGAATGCGTGGTTCGACTCTGATCGTCAATTTGCCCGGAAGCAAACGCGGCGCTGAAGAAAGCCTGACGTCGATCCTTGTTCTGCTGCGCCACGCGATTGAAGTAGCAGGTGGAAGTCAGAGTCATCCATAACGGAGATGCTCCCCAATTTCGTGCGGACTCTGACGCGCTTGCGCGTAGTCACCATTCTGCGCAATCGATTGCATAATGCGCCTTTCTGGTGTCCACAGGGGTTTAATCCTCTAAAATCGGTTTATCTGTGGGCGGACCAAGAAAAAATCCGAGTGCTTTTCGCACGACCGGAGCAAGTATTCGCGAGGTCGCCGGGGGTGCAGGCGTCTCCATCGCTACAGTCTCGCGCGTAGTAAACGGGATCTCTACCGTTGCTCCAGAACTTGCCGAGCGCGTGTGGCGTGTCATCCGGGAAGTGGGCTACGTACCCAACACGCAGGCGCGCGCGCTGGTTTCTGGCCGCAGTCACATGCTTGGCCTGGTAGTCTCGGAAATCACGAACCCTTTTTTCCCTGAACTGGTGCAGGAGTTTGAAAATCTTGCCGTAGAGCAGGGCTACGAGGTCTTCATTGGTTCAACAAACTACGAAGCCCCGCGCACCGAGGCGCTAATTCGACGCATGCTGCAACGCAGTGTCGACGGTGTCGCCATCATGACATTTGGTATCGAAGAGAAGCTGATTCAGAAACTGGTCGAGCGCGCTTTCCCTCTTGTATTCGTGGATGCCGGCCCTGACCTTCCCAATATTCGCGTCTTGAAAGTGAATTATGGCGAAGGGATTCGGGAGGCAGTGCAGCATCTGGCTGGGTTAGGCCATCGCCAGATAGCCTTTGTAAGCGGACCTCTGCAGATGCGCTCTGCGGTAGCTCGCCGCGATGCCTTCCTGAGTTCCATGAGCGAACTTGACCTCATCGTGCCACCCGAACATCTGGTTGAAGGCACGCACACGATGGAAGGTGGCATTAAGGCCGCCGATCATCTGCTCTCCCTGGCTACGCTTCCCACGGCCATTATGTGCTCCAACGACATGACTGCTATTGG
It encodes:
- a CDS encoding NAD(P)/FAD-dependent oxidoreductase; the encoded protein is MKRAYVIGSGPNGLSAAIVLAQAGVDVEVFEAEAVPGGGARTLPLTLPGFEHDFGSAVHPMAAGSPFFSSLPLGEHSLKWIHGEAPLAHPLEDGSAVMLEQDLADQDREFGSDAQAWRNLVEPLVDHWEQFAQDALGPALSIPRHPLLMARFGLSAFQPARRIAMRHFSNSRTRALFAGLAGHSFLSFDQMLSSAAGLVLGAAAHRFGWPVARGGSQSITNALIGCLQSLGGKLHTSRRIGAEEFREWNQSDLATLFDTSPRQLAAIAGECLTPSFRGLMERSKPGPGVFKIDYALSERVPWKAAECRRAITVHLGGSYEEIAASEEAVSKALLPERPFVLAAQPSLFDSTRAPQGKHTFWAYCHVPNGSTVDMTDRIEAQIERFAPCFRDCVLARHVSSPATLERMNANLMGGDISGGEMTMRRFLMRPTMLTYETSAPNLFLCSSSTPPGGGVHGMCGFRAAKVVLHRSRFF
- a CDS encoding alginate lyase family protein → MTRIHLGALVWLVAACGALDLHAARLRSPWDLSDVKLTDASYACPEPAHLSPDLATDGFYSDRKSSIIDPAKMKAYAASSGPYKRLGDEAVNAADAYRTTGSRAAAQCVLNLLSTAAADGVFTGKMSSRQAYYVQGWVIGAAAIAYLKIRDSGVVQPQSHAALAAWMKSVARQTIDFYAAAKPSGEAGNNHLYWAGVEIAAIAIATDDRNLFDWAVATYKNGVQQITPDGNLPLEMRRGQRALHYHLYAIAPLVYLAEFGKDNGIDLFGENDFALKRLVDRSIAGLNGSGYFDQQSDVPQDTPKGPPTAEEISWARIYVHHFPDPVISNLLAEATSLSYMYLGGLPPY
- a CDS encoding glycoside hydrolase family 88 protein encodes the protein MKKYLFAFSLLAIVASFSMRSVAQNNPTVLDERAAAGDEPDNPGPLATNLDPSLKRAAILKAMTKVADWQLQHSEGRYNIGWTFAALYDGLLAASKSTGDDAYRDRVFQVARENHWEFGPRFAHADDEAIGLTYLTLYSGDQKPEEIVATREGLDKLLARPDDPKKNLWWWCDALYMAPPVLAQLSVATGDHRYLDFMNREWWITSGALYDPAEHLYFRDDRFLTMREANGQKVFWSRGNGWVLAGLAMVLERMPADYPERARYEKQFRDMAERIAGLQQADGLWRASLLDPGSYPNPEISGSGFFTYALAWGIHHKFLDRRKYLPIVKKSWQGMLTHVYADGRLGSIQPIGGEPGKFKPSSSYVYGVGAFLLAGSELSQIAER
- a CDS encoding cupin domain-containing protein, whose product is MSSQQSPATPMDRRQFAAMISAVGLSSPESVFGQHGVEEPETIQLSRNGWVPNNDRLPVLIYRDVLDVSGSDPASKFEQAFLRNGWPPQWRNGIYDFHHYHSTAHEVLGIAGGQGRIILGGPGGHELTLNAGDILVLPAGTGHCKLACSPEFLVVGAYPPRQSWDICRSAPSQVERNRIRTLSFPVSDPFTGSRGALTRLWHLPPPEDPA
- a CDS encoding lipase maturation factor family protein; its protein translation is MLPRWFFLRALAAIYFSAFYSLLFQIEGLIGPHGIFPAHDYLAAVEQQYPSAKLWFAPTVFWLNSSSQALMLITWIGLLASIVAFVNLWPRLSLFICFVCFLSFVSAAGEFSNYQSDGMLLEAGFIALFFVPRGLMPGLGAPFPPSRASLFLLQWEWFRIYFESGMVKLVSGDRQWRTLTAMDEYYQNGPLPTWIGWYLEHLPHWFHAASAAGTLILELALVWMLFLPRRGRILCFFIVTPWEIGVILTANYTFLNYLVLSLGILLLDDGFLARFVPTRYRTAMASSTVPETKRATEGESADQDRVIDHPDRLVFPRFLRGYPSAVSLALSALMLLWIFYNTTVEMIGIPSRNLPFPMWPIAALEPFRIANQYGLFAVMTNGRYEIEFQGSNDGQNWTAYPFSNKPQALDEAPRIYAPYQPRFDWNLWFASLGEWRQDELVPVTEQRLLENDKDVLTLFRGNPFSQAPPRYVRAVLWQYWFTSRAEKRDTGNWWRRKYLGQYAPELTKTLDGHTAIVQWPDDLPMHD